The Methanobacterium sp. genome includes the window ACATGACCGAATCTGGCCCATTAGGAAGAGGAAGAATTAAACCTTATTTAGGGATTCTTCACCAGGAATACAGCCTTTATCCTCATAGATCTGTTTTAGGAAATCTTACTGAGGCCATAAGCTTGGAACTACCTGCAGAATTTGCAAGGATAAAAGCAGTATATGTACTTAAAGCAGTTGGTTTTGATGAAAAATATGCTTTAAATCTTTTAAGTAAATATCCTGATGAATTAAGCGGTGGAGAACGCCATAGAGTTGCTTTAGCACAGGTTTTAATAAAAGAGCCTAATATTATCATTCTTGATGAACCTACAGGAACAATGGACCCGATTACAAGGGTCCAGGTAACAGATTCCATTAGAAAGGCGAGAGATGAATTAAGTCAAACTTTTCTGATTATATCACACGATATGGACTTTGTGCTTGATGTCTGTGATAGGGCAGCGCTTATGAGGGGTGGAAGAATCCTTAAAACAGGAGATCCACAGTCCATAGTGGGAGATTTGACACCAGCTGAAAAGCAGAAAATGCTTACAGACGAATAATGGAGGAATACAATGGTATGGGAAGATTCACCATCACACGTATGCAGGGGAGGAGACAAAAGAGCTTTAACCTTTTGTTGTCCACCAGTTAAACCCTGTCCAATTATATATGCTCTTGAAGAAGTAAATATGAGCTCAAATGAGTACATAGTAAAAAAAGAGGAATTTGGTAGGAAAACAAGGTTAGGTCAAGGGGAAGGGACCTGTTTTGGGTCGATGGTCTGGTGCTGTAAACCTTCAAAACCATGCCCTCTAAGAGACATGGTAATGAGAAAAATCGGCATGAGCGTTGAAGAATACATGGAGCTTAAAAAACAACTTTCTGAAGAACTTGTAGGAGTATCTGAATCCTCAAAAGAAGAAGTAAAGGCCCTTGCTGATGCATTTGATGTTCCTGAAGAGGAAGCTGTCAGTGTTCTTCAAGAGTGTGGAAACGATTTAAGAATGGCTGCAAAAATTCTCAAGATGAAAGATCTTGAAATGCAGGAATAAATATGGGATGGATTCCTCTTTTCCTGCAGATGGATGGAAAAAATGTTTTGGTTGTGGGTGCAGGGGAAGTTGGAAGCCGAAGAGCACATAAATTTCTTGAAGCAGGTGCTAATGTTATAATAATTGAGAGAAAATTTCCAGAAGATTTAATTGAGCTTGGAGCTACCTTCAAACCCTTAGATGAAATTGAAGAATGGATGGAATGGTCTGACATTGTGATTGTAGCCACTGGAGACCGTGAATTAAATGAAAAAGTGGCTAAATTAGCTTCCCATAAACTTTTAAACCGTGCTGATAACCCTGAAGAAGGAAATTTAATTGTTCCATCTTCCTTTTTTATAGGAGACGTGCAGCTATGTATATCTACTGGTGGAAAAAGCCCTCTTATGGCCCGAAAGTTAAGAAAAAAAATACAAAAAGTAATAAAAAGGGAAGATATATTACAGCTTGAACTTCAAAGTTTCACCAGAAATATTCTAAAAGAAAAGATTTTTGAGCAGAAAAAACGTAGAGATTATCTATATGAAATACTGAATGATAAAAATATAGGCGAATTATTAAGGGAAGGAAATCTGGAAGGCGCTAAAGAATATGTAAAACAGTATCTAAACTTTAAATAATACCCTTCTCTTTTGTTTTGGGGTGATAAAGTGATTCTGAATATAAGAATCGACCATAAAACAGCAGATATTTGCACAATTGAAAAATATACTCGTCAAATGGAAGAACTCTTTTTGAAGATAAAGAAGGAGTGTATTGTAGATGAATATATTCAGATAAAAACATGCAATCGTGCTGAGCTTTATATTGTTCTTGAAAACATTGATCCTGATGATCTTGATTTTAATGCCCGTCGAAAAATCCCACAAAATCAAAGATTTTGGGGCTTCCGAAAATCAAAGATTTTCGATGCCCCGGAAATTCTACGAATTTCCGAGGGCCGCAAACACGCAGTGTTTGCCGGCTCTGATTTTTCGGGCAATCAAAAACCTTTGGTTTTTGATAGTTTTGTGGTTGAGACCGATGATGATGCCCTAAAACATCTTTTAAAATTAGCATGCGGTTTAGAATCCATGATAATAGGTGAAGATCAGATATTAGGGCAGATAAAAGATGCCAGAAAAAAAAGTATTTCTACAGGATCTTGCGGTCAAATTTTAGACACTATTTTTACTAAAGCCATTCATGTAGGTCAGTCTGTAAGAAAAAAAACAGGTATTAATAAGGGATCTATTTCTATTGGCTCAGCAGCAGTTGAACTTGCAGAATCAGTTCACGGAGATTTGAAATGCAAAAAAGTCCTGGTTATTGGCGCTGGAAAAATGGGAACCCTTGTTGCCAGGGCACTTGCAGAAAAACATCTTAAAGCAATTGTAGTTGCAAACAGGACTTATGATCGAGCAACACGTCTTGCAAAGGAACTTGGCGGTTTAGCAATACACTTTGATAGGCTTGATGAAGCTATGAGTGATGCAGATGTTATTATAAGTGCTACAGGGGCACCTCACTCTATTTTAGATCTTAATAAGGTTAAAAATGCAGTTCCGCCTGAAAATCTCCAGAAACTGGTGATGGTTGATATTGCAAACCCCCGGGACATTGAGGAAGATGTTAAAGAACTGGGTATTAAACTATTTAATATCGATGATTTAAGGGGAATAGCGGATAAAAACAGGAAGATGAGGGAATCTGAAGCATGTGAGGCTCAAAAAATTATTGATGAAGAGATCTTACTTTTAAAAAGGGCTTTAAAACGCCTTGAAGTTGAAACCCTTATTTCTAATATAAGGTACAGTGCAGAGAAAATAAGAATTCAGGAAACAGAAAAGGCATTTAAGATGCTGGGGGATATGAACGGTAGAGAAAAAATTATTGAAGACCTTACACAGGTCGTGGTTGATAAGATTTTCTCAGATATTATAAGGAACATTAAAACTGCAGCAGAAAATGATGATAAAAAATTAATTGAAACTGCAGAATGCCTTTTTGCAGGGGAGAAGGGTAAATAATTTAGTCCCGCAGATTTAAAACTGAATTTGATATATGATTTAAATTTCCACTGGGTTTATCTGGAATATTGGAAGGAAAAATTTAATTTTTACACCCAAAAAATATATATAACCATCGTTATATAACAATTGTAATAGTATTATAACAATTATAATAGTATTTTTTAATTAATTTTTGAAGTGAAATTATGACTTTTGACGTTGCAGTTATTGGAACAGGGGCTGGAGGCGCCACAGTAGCAAGGGAATTATCAAAAAAGGGACTTAAAATCCTGATTTTAGAGAAAGGAAAACACCATGAAACAGGAACATCAGTAGATCATATCAAAAATATTCCTATAGATTTAAAAATGGATTTGGAGAATAAAATTAAACAAAAATACGATTTTCTCAAGTTTCCTGCAGAATTAATGTATATTGAAGAGGTAGGTGGAACAACTTCAGTTTCTCTTGCAAATGCATGTTATGCCTGCAGCACATGTTATGTAAATTCTGCAACAGCACAGTTTAAAATCCATGATATGGATCTCTTTGAGGAACTTATAGATGCAAGTGCAGATTTAAAAGTTAGTCCATTTCCCGCAGATTTAATGGGACCTGCCACACGCAAAATAGTAGAGGCAGGAGAAAACCTCGGATTTTTCATGGAGCCTATGCCCAAATTCATTGATTTTTCTAAATGTGACGGGTGTGGGTTATGCATTCAGGGCTGTAAACCTGGTGCAAAATGGGATGCCATGGTGTTTGTAAATGAAGCCATAGCTAATGGAGCAACACTTATTTCTGATTTCTCTGTTACAAGGATTCTCCACAATAATGGAGAAGTTACAGGAGTAGAGGGCGTATCTGGAGACAAAACAAAATTTGATGTGAAAAAAGTTATACTTGCTGCAGGGGCTTTAAATACACCGGGAATTTTAAAAAATTCTGGAATTAAAGAAAATGTGGGCGAAGGATTATTCTTTGATCTTTTTATAACTGTGGGGGGATTTTTGAAAGGTGCAGGGCTCAATAAAGAAATTCCCATGGGAGTTAAATCTGAATCTGGCCCATATTTTTTATCACCGCATTTTTCCAGTCAACTTGTATCTCTTTTGGAAAATAAAGGATTTAATGCAGATTCAGATGATGTAGTAGGCATAATGGTTAAAATAGCTGATGAAGCTAATGGAAAGATCAATGATGATAAATCCATTGAAAAGATCCTTACTAAAAGAGATATTGACTTATTAATAGAAGGATATGAAAAAAGTGTTCAGTTACTCGTTGAAGCTGGTGTAGACCCACAATCCATAGTTTCAACACCAGTAAGAGGAGCACATCCTGGGGGAACAGCTGCAATTGGTAAAGTAGTTGATAATAACTTTGAAACAAAGATTAAAGGGCTTTTTATTGTAGATGCCAGTGTAATCCCTCAAGCACCAGGCAGGCCTCCAATATTAACAATAACAGCATTAGCTAAGAGGCTTGCTAAAATCATCGAAAAAAGAATGGTAAATAGAACCCCTATAACCGCCTGAACTGGTGAATTAACATGGAAAACAGATACTCAAGACAGACAATATTACAAAACATTGGAGAAGAAGGCCAGAGAAAACTCAAAAAAAGCCATGTTCTTATAGTAGGATGTGGAGCACTGGGAACAGTAGCAGCAAACAACCTTGCGCGTACTGGAACTGGTAAAATATCAATTTTAGACAGGGACTTTGTAGAATTGAATAATTTACAAAGACAGATACTGTTTGATGAAGATGACGTGGGAGAACCAAAGGCAATAGCCGCAACCCGGAAATTGAGGTCAATTAATTCAGATATAGAAATAGTGCCGTTAGTTAAGGATTTAAACCATACAAATATTGAAGAGATAATTAAGGACGTGGATCTGGTTCTTGACGGGACAGACAACATCCAGACAAGAATGCTTATTAACGATGTCTGTGTCAGGGAAAAAATTCCATGGATTTATACAGGAGCCATAGGAACATCTGGAATGACCATGAACATCCTTCCAGGTGCAGCGTGTATTCGATGTCTTTATCCAAGTATCCCAAAACCAGGTTCACTACCAACATGTGATACAATGGGTGTATTAAACACTATAACAGTAATCATGAGCTCAATGGCCAGTACAGAAGCAATAAAAATACTTCTTGGGGAAGTAAAGCCTGAAAATGGACAGGACAGTAACCTTATAGTATATGATGCATGGAACCATTCATTCGATGAAATACTTGTCAGAAAAAATGAAGAATGTGCATGCTGCGTGGATGGAAGCTTTGATTATTTAGATGCAGAAAAAAGGGAAGTTATAACCTCCCTTTGCGGTCGAAATGCCGTCCAAATAACTCCTGCAAATCCAAAAGAGATAGAACTACCTGGACTGGCTTCTAAACTTGAACATTTAGGCAGCGTCAAATGTGCAGATTTTATACTGCTTTTTAAGGCTTCAAACTGTGAAATATCAGTATTTAGAGATGGAAGAGCCATAATTAAAGGAATAAATAATGAAAATGCGGCAAAATCTATTTATGCAAGATATATCGGCAATTAATAGCCCTAAATATGTTTGGTAATCAACTATATTGATATACTAGGAGGGCCATATAATTAATATCAATTTTTTCTCTTAATAATTTAATTTGACATATGGAGTACAAACAAGATGAAAACTCTTAAAATAGGTGAAAATACCCTTCAGCTTGCAGAAATAATTATTAATGACCTAAAAGCATCAGAAGATCTTGGAATTCTTAAATGCATCCAGTGTGGTATGTGTACATCTATCTGTCCTGCAGCAAGGCACACAGATTACGATCCAAGGAAAATGGTTAAAAGAGCACTGGATAATGATGAAAGCTTAATTTTAGATGATATAATCTGGAACTGTTTTTACTGCTACACCTGCCACAGTGTATGCCCTGTAAACAACAGTGCCTGTGAAATAAATCAAATACTAAGGCAAAAAGCAATTGATGAAGGTAAAGGAAAATCTAAAGTAGCTCCGTTTTCGGCGTACGGAGATAGTTTCCTTGAATTCGGGCTTGGAGCAGTGCACAGTGATTTTTTCAATGATCTGGTGAAGGATTATGGAAAAGAATGGCTGGAATTAAAGGTTAATTTAGAGGATATAAGGAAAGAATTAGGTCTTGGACATATATTACTACAAGAAAAGGATATAAATGATATTAATGAGATTTTAGAGAAAACAGGATTCAAAAAAAGGTTAGAAATAATAAGGCAGGGTGTGGATGAAGAAAATACCAGATAAAGAAATTTTACTCTTTAAAAGCTGCCTTGTAAATGTTGAATACCCGGGCGTTGAATCATCGACCAGATTTTTGTTTGATAAACTGGGAATTGAATACATTACAAGTGAAAAACAGTCTTGCTGCACTGGTTTAGGGCATTATACTGATCTATTTGACCAGCTTTCAACTTCTGCACTTGCAGCAAGGAATTTTGCAATTGCAAGAAAAGAAGGTCATAAAAATTTAGCCACGCTGTGCGCTACATGTTATGCTATACTTAAAAAATCAGCAAATATCTTAAATAAAAAGAACGATGTTAGAGGTAGGATAAATAAGATTTTTGAAGATTCAAATATCCCTGATTTAACATACAATGTGGAAGACATGGATTCAAGGGATAATATTTTTCACGTTGCTGAAATTCTGTTTAATAAGGTCAGAGAAATTGAAGGTCTTGTTGAAATAGATCTATCAGGATTTAGAGTAGCTTCTCATCATGCCTGTCATTACTGTAAAGTGCACCATAATGACACAATTGGAAATGTAAGAGATCCTATGCTTATTGAGACTCTTGCAAAGGCGTGCGGTGTTGAAACTCTAGAGTGGTATGATCATAAAACAAGTACATGTGGTAATGGTTTCAGGCAGCGTTACATGAACAGAGACCTGTCATTTTCAGTAACTTCTGAAAAATTAATGAGTTTAAAGGAGAATAAAGTTGATATATTACTTCACATGTGTCCAAATTGCCAGATGCAGTTTGATAGAAACCAGAAAGTAATTGGAGAGTCACTTGGAGTTGAGTTTAATATAGTATGCTTTAATATTTCCCAGTTTTTAGCGCTTGCACTTGGAGCTGACCCTTACAGGGTAGTGGGAGTTCAAACACATACAGTTCCTATAGAGCCTATTTTAGATGAAATAAAACCTCTTGAGGTAAAATAGTGAATAATGGTTCAAGATATGCACCAAAAAGCAGTGTTGATATCGGCGTTTTTTTATGTAAATGCGGAGGAAATATCTCTGATACCGTGGATATTGAAAGGCTCAGTTCATCAATTGATGCTAAAGTAGTTAAGGAATTTGAAAACCTCTGCTCTATAAAGTGTCAGAAAAATATCAGAGACATTATACTGGAAGAGGAATTGGATAGGGCAGTAATTGCAGCCTGTTCACCAATTACTCATGAAAAAACATTTAGAAAGCATGTAGCTCCCTTAAATCCATATCTCCTTGAAATGGCCAACATAAGGGAGCAGTGTTCATGGGTACATTCTGATGTGGATAAAGCCACAGATAAAGCAATATCTCTTACAAATGCAGCCATTGAACGAGTTAAATATGCAAGACCTCTGGATGCAATAGTTCGAAAAACCAAAAAAAGCGCTGCTATAATTGGTGGAGGAATTTCTGGAATTACCTCAGCACTTTCACTTGCAAAGCAGGGCATCAAAGTACACATAATTGAAAAAAGCCCCACTGTCGGGGGAAATATGATAAAAATCGGTAAAGTTTTCTCCCCGGAGAAGCTTGCAGAAGAGTGTGCACTATGCCTTTTCAACCCGCTTATAAATGAAGCTGTACACCATAAAAACATCAATATAATCACCAATGCAGAGCTTAAATCATCGGTACGAAAAACTGGAAACTTTAATTTACTTGTTGAAAGAAAAGCGACCTATGTTAGGGAGGATAAATGTACTGCGTGCGGTAATTGCACCGAAGTTTGTCCAGTTGATGTTCCCAATGAATGGAATGAAAAATTGATGATGAGAAAAGCAATCTACAAGCCTTTCCCTCAATCAGTGCCAGATGCTTATACAATTGACGAAGAAAACTGTATTAAATGCGGCAAATGTGTAAAAGTCTGTGCAATGAACGCCATTAACCTTAAAATGAAGGGAGAAATTATACCACTTGACGCGGGATCAGTAGTTATAGCAACAGGACATAAAGGATTTGAACTTAAAAAACGTCCTGAATATGGATATTGCCGATATGAAAATGTAATAACTCAAATGGAACTTGCAAGGATAATGGGGGTGAATGGACCCACAAATGGTAAATTACTCAAGCCTTCAGATGGTAAAATACCTGAAAGAGTGGTAATGATTCAATGTGCAGGTTCCAGGGACGATAAGCCAGAAGGCAAACGTTACTGTTCAAAAGTCTGCTGTATGGTAGCATTAAAGCATGCAAGTTTTATAAGACGTTATTATCCAGATACTGAAATAATCATCTGTTACACTGACATGAGAACTCCCGGAATGTATGAAAACTACTTCAGATACGTTCAATCAAA containing:
- a CDS encoding ATP-binding cassette domain-containing protein, translating into MTESGPLGRGRIKPYLGILHQEYSLYPHRSVLGNLTEAISLELPAEFARIKAVYVLKAVGFDEKYALNLLSKYPDELSGGERHRVALAQVLIKEPNIIILDEPTGTMDPITRVQVTDSIRKARDELSQTFLIISHDMDFVLDVCDRAALMRGGRILKTGDPQSIVGDLTPAEKQKMLTDE
- a CDS encoding methanogenesis marker 9 domain-containing protein, giving the protein MVWEDSPSHVCRGGDKRALTFCCPPVKPCPIIYALEEVNMSSNEYIVKKEEFGRKTRLGQGEGTCFGSMVWCCKPSKPCPLRDMVMRKIGMSVEEYMELKKQLSEELVGVSESSKEEVKALADAFDVPEEEAVSVLQECGNDLRMAAKILKMKDLEMQE
- a CDS encoding bifunctional precorrin-2 dehydrogenase/sirohydrochlorin ferrochelatase encodes the protein MGWIPLFLQMDGKNVLVVGAGEVGSRRAHKFLEAGANVIIIERKFPEDLIELGATFKPLDEIEEWMEWSDIVIVATGDRELNEKVAKLASHKLLNRADNPEEGNLIVPSSFFIGDVQLCISTGGKSPLMARKLRKKIQKVIKREDILQLELQSFTRNILKEKIFEQKKRRDYLYEILNDKNIGELLREGNLEGAKEYVKQYLNFK
- the hemA gene encoding glutamyl-tRNA reductase — protein: MILNIRIDHKTADICTIEKYTRQMEELFLKIKKECIVDEYIQIKTCNRAELYIVLENIDPDDLDFNARRKIPQNQRFWGFRKSKIFDAPEILRISEGRKHAVFAGSDFSGNQKPLVFDSFVVETDDDALKHLLKLACGLESMIIGEDQILGQIKDARKKSISTGSCGQILDTIFTKAIHVGQSVRKKTGINKGSISIGSAAVELAESVHGDLKCKKVLVIGAGKMGTLVARALAEKHLKAIVVANRTYDRATRLAKELGGLAIHFDRLDEAMSDADVIISATGAPHSILDLNKVKNAVPPENLQKLVMVDIANPRDIEEDVKELGIKLFNIDDLRGIADKNRKMRESEACEAQKIIDEEILLLKRALKRLEVETLISNIRYSAEKIRIQETEKAFKMLGDMNGREKIIEDLTQVVVDKIFSDIIRNIKTAAENDDKKLIETAECLFAGEKGK
- a CDS encoding GMC family oxidoreductase N-terminal domain-containing protein, which encodes MTFDVAVIGTGAGGATVARELSKKGLKILILEKGKHHETGTSVDHIKNIPIDLKMDLENKIKQKYDFLKFPAELMYIEEVGGTTSVSLANACYACSTCYVNSATAQFKIHDMDLFEELIDASADLKVSPFPADLMGPATRKIVEAGENLGFFMEPMPKFIDFSKCDGCGLCIQGCKPGAKWDAMVFVNEAIANGATLISDFSVTRILHNNGEVTGVEGVSGDKTKFDVKKVILAAGALNTPGILKNSGIKENVGEGLFFDLFITVGGFLKGAGLNKEIPMGVKSESGPYFLSPHFSSQLVSLLENKGFNADSDDVVGIMVKIADEANGKINDDKSIEKILTKRDIDLLIEGYEKSVQLLVEAGVDPQSIVSTPVRGAHPGGTAAIGKVVDNNFETKIKGLFIVDASVIPQAPGRPPILTITALAKRLAKIIEKRMVNRTPITA
- a CDS encoding ThiF family adenylyltransferase, whose protein sequence is MENRYSRQTILQNIGEEGQRKLKKSHVLIVGCGALGTVAANNLARTGTGKISILDRDFVELNNLQRQILFDEDDVGEPKAIAATRKLRSINSDIEIVPLVKDLNHTNIEEIIKDVDLVLDGTDNIQTRMLINDVCVREKIPWIYTGAIGTSGMTMNILPGAACIRCLYPSIPKPGSLPTCDTMGVLNTITVIMSSMASTEAIKILLGEVKPENGQDSNLIVYDAWNHSFDEILVRKNEECACCVDGSFDYLDAEKREVITSLCGRNAVQITPANPKEIELPGLASKLEHLGSVKCADFILLFKASNCEISVFRDGRAIIKGINNENAAKSIYARYIGN
- the hdrC gene encoding ferredoxin:CoB-CoM heterodisulfide reductase subunit HdrC, translated to MKTLKIGENTLQLAEIIINDLKASEDLGILKCIQCGMCTSICPAARHTDYDPRKMVKRALDNDESLILDDIIWNCFYCYTCHSVCPVNNSACEINQILRQKAIDEGKGKSKVAPFSAYGDSFLEFGLGAVHSDFFNDLVKDYGKEWLELKVNLEDIRKELGLGHILLQEKDINDINEILEKTGFKKRLEIIRQGVDEENTR
- the hdrB gene encoding ferredoxin:CoB-CoM heterodisulfide reductase subunit HdrB, with the translated sequence MKKIPDKEILLFKSCLVNVEYPGVESSTRFLFDKLGIEYITSEKQSCCTGLGHYTDLFDQLSTSALAARNFAIARKEGHKNLATLCATCYAILKKSANILNKKNDVRGRINKIFEDSNIPDLTYNVEDMDSRDNIFHVAEILFNKVREIEGLVEIDLSGFRVASHHACHYCKVHHNDTIGNVRDPMLIETLAKACGVETLEWYDHKTSTCGNGFRQRYMNRDLSFSVTSEKLMSLKENKVDILLHMCPNCQMQFDRNQKVIGESLGVEFNIVCFNISQFLALALGADPYRVVGVQTHTVPIEPILDEIKPLEVK
- the hdrA gene encoding ferredoxin:CoB-CoM heterodisulfide reductase subunit HdrA, whose translation is MNNGSRYAPKSSVDIGVFLCKCGGNISDTVDIERLSSSIDAKVVKEFENLCSIKCQKNIRDIILEEELDRAVIAACSPITHEKTFRKHVAPLNPYLLEMANIREQCSWVHSDVDKATDKAISLTNAAIERVKYARPLDAIVRKTKKSAAIIGGGISGITSALSLAKQGIKVHIIEKSPTVGGNMIKIGKVFSPEKLAEECALCLFNPLINEAVHHKNINIITNAELKSSVRKTGNFNLLVERKATYVREDKCTACGNCTEVCPVDVPNEWNEKLMMRKAIYKPFPQSVPDAYTIDEENCIKCGKCVKVCAMNAINLKMKGEIIPLDAGSVVIATGHKGFELKKRPEYGYCRYENVITQMELARIMGVNGPTNGKLLKPSDGKIPERVVMIQCAGSRDDKPEGKRYCSKVCCMVALKHASFIRRYYPDTEIIICYTDMRTPGMYENYFRYVQSKEVKLLRGRPGEITKKGDNLVVRVEDTLNGELTEIETDMVVLSEAMEPSDGTLKVAETLNVGLTEDLFVKEKHPKIRPVSTDVEGIYVCGTAQGPKDITESVSQANAAASKVSEIMNNGLEIEPTIAEINHSRCNMCGNCIDACKYKAIYMYDEHIAVDPVSCTGCGICISKCKHNAVEIMGQTDAQIHAMIYGMLKDKKDDERRILAFVDYIGYVASDNIGINRISYPESVRIIRISSINRLMPKHIIFAFENGADGIFLGEYPDDIMYPAIQEKVSEFRSVLLKNSIDPDRLMYYKVYAPYFRGLAKKLTEFDKQVSKALDKLEAVLYKASSKDL